The Hevea brasiliensis isolate MT/VB/25A 57/8 chromosome 1, ASM3005281v1, whole genome shotgun sequence DNA segment CAAGGATCTCTCGAAATTATACATGGGCGGCAATCATATTTATGGTTCTATACCAGCATCAATTGGTCATCTCAGTAGCTTAACGTTGCTAAATTTGAGCTACAACTCTATCACCGGTGAAATTCCAACTGAAATTGGTCAATTGGAGAATCTGCAAATGTTGGGTCTTGCTAGAAATCAAATCGCTGGAAGGATTCCGGATTCCCTTGGTAATCTTTTGAAGTTAAACCAAGTTGATTTATCAGGAAATAAATTGGTGGGGAGAATACCCACTACTTTTGGGAATTTCCATAGTCTTCGTTCCATGGACTTATCCACCAACAAGCTCAATGGAACCATACCTAAAGAAATTCTCAGTCTCCAAAGCTTGAGTCTGATCTTGAACCTGTCTAACAAATTGAATGGGAATTTGTCAGAAGAAATTGGGCTTCTAGATAGTGTTGCTACCATTGACCTCTCAAACAACCATTTATCAGGTAATATTCCTGATTCACTCAAAAACTGCAAGAGCTTGGAGGAATTATACATTACCAGAAATGCATTCTCAGGCCCTATTCCAAGCTCCCTAGGAGAAATTAAAGGACTGGAAATTCTAGACCTTTCCTATAACAATCTTTCTGGCTccaaatcatatgttaccatggtctatgaggttcataaaatgatttagagaaatcatttatggtaagaaagagttctgatgatattaagagttgatatcatgtctcattgccaattagtgatgagcctagtaagtcacacacatacacaagttatcacctatttaaatatgatttaattaattaattaaagagtttaattgattaattaaatagatttggtttgcaataaaattgcaaagtccctagcatgacttgaaaccaaatctagattattggatgtgtagtataaattaaatttatatttaaagtgtttaaatatgaatttaattgatgagaaattaattaatagagattaattaattaatttatatttgatataaattaattagaagaagaaaataattattttgggttaagaactcaaaattaagacacaggggcattttggtcattttgtagtgtgacacgtggcaccatgagatggtgacacatggcataacacataagcttgccaaatatttttaatcatgtaagatgattaaaatcaagattaaatataggtttgacacttggcacaatgtgattgggtcacttaaacctagagctaatcaaaaggtgacatgtggctagggtttaatgtgttaacctagctatttaagtggggttatgaaaagaaaacataaccagcagcctctcctctcatatgtcacgccactttgagcctctccagctgtttctcttcatctctcatcaattcaaagagattagccatcaatctcttgaattaagaacactagaaattgtttctagtgtcctgtttacatctctaatctcttaaaaggcagaacttgaatttctaattaatagaaaagactttagaagctgttcaagggctgccataggtgttcttggtgtggacaagctagagggatattattagtcatttttagctaattttattagttaattagttagtttttcataattgtcgattttggattaatttgtaatttttactttgttttgtaggaaaaatggtgcttttgaaggactaaagagaattttgccattgaggagtgtcttctacagcaaaaagatgtcaaaaacaagttttcaagctgaaatatgcattgaccaaactgtgcataacttgccgcataagctatgcagatctgcataaggagaaagatcactgttccagaaccagccgaaatgtgcataaggagactgcatagcttatgcacattctcgcctcccttatgcacattcacgaaattgtgcataacctatgcaccaagtcatgcagcttcgcataagtgacccagaaccaGTGAATCAgataagggatcgcataacttatgcgatcccatgaagagttcattaatgagtcgggagattccctcaaataattcctcctagaacataccattttagggctccatgtcagaaaatgctataaatagtcccattttctcaatTTAGAAGGGAGgcaaggagaaaagaagaagaggagatgagaggcagaatttgaggagtcattttcaccttccacaccatttttaaccaagatttgcagatttcttccttcctttacatttttctacatttctagtgtttaatttcttacctcttagcttagattaaagctttatttccatttaaactcatcatatcttgtaagcattatggatagtgagtagtttacttttgattctggagtaagggatgtaatattttagttatttttgtggatttgaactgggttagtcccaatttaatgaatttatgaggtttaatccatttcttgtgtgcttattcacatgcttaatgaagggccccattaagttatgttcttaatccttggttgaagcaccgaaaggagaaaaccaagtgatagttaatcaagaaattggacttaattaacttagatctagaaatagtgagtaaagctttatttccatttaaactcatcatatcttgtaagcattatggatagtgagtagtttacttttgattctggagtaagggatgtaatattttagttatttttgtggatttgaactgggttagtcccaatttaatgaatttatgaggtttaatccatttcttgtgtgcttattcacatgcttaatgaagggccccattaagttatgttcttaatccttggttgaagcaatcaaaggagaaaaccaagtgatagttaatcaagaaattggacttaattaacttagatctagaaatagactaagggttaagagggttttaatagattgattaaagaacctaatgggtcttgattaattttaactccacgaaagtaggattaagttaattaaggcactctttgtctcactcgaaagagttttcaaaggattttagaattaatctcctttaaacccataaatttcatggattgggctagctagggaaaatcccaaaatagcttgaatatgaaatctcgAACTCCGTAATCGCTttattaccattgttaatttctaatcgaatttagttacttgccattttgaatattgccatatttgaatttgctttattttaatttgatgcaaatttagttaaatcattacatagttgaatagattattaattttgcatatatagatttcatactccaatacccatcaatttattactttaatttcaaaaatagtccaaattagttagcattttttatatcaaaaattcaatcattaacacaactcctcgtgggaacgatatcttttctatattacttgtacgacccgtgcacttgcggtagggacacaTCAAGTTTTGGCGCCGCTgtcggagttgtttgtttaagattgaattcttgattattttagttgttttttagttttatctctgttatcttttcattttgtgtttgtttgttctttttcaggtactcttaatcttttatgagaagagctagaagcacaagtgatacatccttattattcaaccacaaattgagaaattttgtaaggccaacaagaaagaaaccagaaaagaaaagaagccttgatagaaactgaattagaagcggacatggtgatgaaagaattagaattggtgttggtaatgcctggaaatggtcaaaataatgaaaatgcagcccatggtGAAGAGGTAGTAAATGCTAATCTttagggaagtatgatggatcatgcttttcctcgctttgatgacttgagagagagcatagcaagaccaagaattgatgtaaatagttacaagatggattttggagttcttaaaatgattcagaattctcaatttggaggacatccttctgaaaatccacacacacatctgaagaagtttgctatgatttgtgacatgcaaaaacaacctggagtatctgatgatgcagcaaggctaaaattgtttccattctctttgaaagatagagcattggattggcttgattctttacctcacaactcaattacaaattgggagcagctcactgatgtatttcttgcccaatactttccactgaaaaactcaagagttgaggaatcaaatgattgcttttagaccaagagaagatgagactctttatgagtcatggatgagatggaaggagttggagagacaatgtccacatcatgccattcctaaatggatgataaaccagaatttttacacaaatgtcactcctgctatcagaggaatcattgatgctcaaactggaggggaattcatcattaagcatgaagatgaagcttatgagttattagagaaaatagcaaagaacagtcatctatggagtagtccaagagggtcaactccaactcaaaaaaggcaagttctttggaatgtatgagcttgatccattcaacatgatcaatgccaaatttgatgcactcactaatgtccttgctaagaaaatggaggatttaagtatgctagtcggttcatcatcatgctcggaagttctcaacaagttacttatgcGAAGGAACAATGAGTcgtggagtagattatccttcatatgcttggaggaatcatcccaatttttcatgggagaatcagaaaatcaagctttaactcGTAACTTTCCATTACAACAACAAgagcatcaataccaacaacctaggcaaccaccacctagttttcaaAGAAAAGAATGCAAATCGCACCTTTACCAAGACAaagaagaacaaagttccaccacagaggctttattacaacaaattcttgctaatcaaattaagcgtgatgaagagttgagagagatgaaagcaaggctggaacaaatgcaaacacacaataggatcTTTGGAAAatcgattgcacaacaagcatgctcatcaagtaccaattctatggggaaacttcctagtcaaacagaaaatccaagggagcaatgtcatgccatcacactgaggagtggtaaaatagtgcataatgagaagagtgaaaaagttgaaaatagagaaaatgaggaatattttgaggagatgaaaaacaaaagagtgaaaagggagtgcaagaaaaggtaaagaggaggttggagagaaagaagagaaatatatacctccagagccttacaagccatgacttccctttccacagagatttcaaaagccaagcttgataagcaatttgggaagttcttagaggttttgaagaagctatatataaatgtgccctttatcgatgctctttcccaaatgccttcttatgctaagttttgaaagaaattctctcaaacaaaagaagacttgaagattatgagatcAGAGCCTTAATCGAGGAATgcgtgctatcctccaaaggaaacttcctccaaagctcaaggatccagggagtttttcaattccatgccacattggggaatcatgttctgtaaaagctttatgtgatttaggggctagtgttagccttatgcccctctccatttatgagaagctcaatatgggagatcttaagccaacccacatttctcttcagttagctgacagatcaattaagtatcctgaagggattttggagaatgtgcctctgaaggttgggaaattctatatacctgttgactttgtcatcttggacatggaagaggattctaatatcccaatcattttggggaggcctttcctagctacagctggtgctttgattgacgtgaaaggtgaaaagcttactctcagagtcggagaggatcatttagtcttcaacattggcaatgataagaagaagcagcatgaagatgtagactcttgtttgagaattgatatagttgatgagttagtaaaagagcactttagaaagagctatccgaaggcttctcttgaaagttgtcttatccatgaagggagtatcaatgatgaaaatccaaaagaggctgcatttgcacaagatttgaatagtaatccaccttgtcctatggcaccaatctttcaagttgagcaagtggagaaaagtgaagtaaaaCAACCATCtttcaaagaaaaagatgcaccaaaggttgtcaagaaagaaatggtcggatttttagacaaagcaacaaggatcttctcatgtgatggaaagaaaatgaagtatagattcattgaagcacctattggaaacagaggcaacaaattccaatttcagccaccatgaaacatgaaaagagtctagctaaggactataaattagcgctcttgggaggcatcccaagtccttttattttgcttttgttgatttactttcattttcattaattttgtttttatcttaaatttcctcaaattcaatttttgacattattaaatcttgtcccttgtagatgtatatcAATGAAGAAATTTGGTGAACTATTGGGAGCCGCAATCAAGTTATTGCAGAGGAAAATGCAATCTGCGAGAAAAGGAAAAGTCTGCAGCAGATAGATTCATCCTTGAGCTGCaactggtttatgcagagaggaagaagaaattgcagcaaagagggtgtttgcagcagatggcttgtgtttttggtgaggttgggtgtgagaCTTTTAAGTATGTGTGATTTTAatcttaatatggtggtaagtgagtcatttttgcagttttgagcttctttgggttgtaggattcaaggtaaaaatgctgcattttcttggcaaaacttggagacttcatttcatcatttgtggttagatgcaacttcatgcaaattttatggagttttatgtgctaaatgttgatttgcagaatttgtcttaaaatggcatagttctcaaaggtcttttatgtaggatccatttttacatgcttgtgtgatgcctttttgatatactttgtatatattgatgtgttttttgtgaaacttctcatggtttatgcttcatggaattatatttcctcattctagggtatttttcacacttgcaatccatgttctattgcattcttgatcttgctaacttatgcataagcaactgcatagcttatgcaatcctgcataaccacaattcttgccattttccacctttattgcaagtgcataaggagagtgcatagcttatgcacttctgcataacctcattttgtcaaatttcatatctgtcaaaacttgcataaggtgagtgcatgacttatgcacatttgcacaacttcaaattctgcattttctctctccgAAATGCGCATAAGcaaagtgcataacctatgcactacgCATAACCAAAACTCGAATTTCCagtgccgaggggtgcataagcagagtgcataacctatgcacttctgcatgaccagaaacccagaaaaatcaaacttgccgaggggtgcataaggaaggtgcataacttatgcacttccgcatgaccaaaaaaaaaaaaaaaaaaaaaaattttgcaaatattttacatagcctatgcaacccttattgccactcatgcagaaccgcatggcttatgcaccctacttatgcacatgttctggaaaAGTTAAAACCTgctgagacttgcataaggagagtgcataacttatgcactttcgcatgaccaaaaaaaaaaaaaaaaaaaatttgcaaatattttacatagcctatgcaacccttattgccactcatgcagaaccgcacggcttatgcaccctacttatgcacatgttttggacagcactttactctgcataacctgtacagcctcttatgcatcaccattattccttgaattctcatctgctctataccaggtaactctttccttttgctcttaaatttcacaattcctggtaatttctctttactttgaattttgataatgcactacttgagacattgaggacaatgtctaattttgagtttgggggtgcacattcattttgatttttgcttcattttttttacattttgagtataggaacatctcatcccatttcatttacatatattgtaaatattttacatatacatccatacatacatatacataacacatttacacacacattatacatcacttagaaattatacactttgcacacaaatagacttcttccatttagttaatgcattgctcatttttaggaatcatgcatcatgcattaaaatcttttgccaaatcccttgagtattgaaaagttgcctatgagagtgatttgactaacctttagttgggtttgtggattgaaagtttcctaagaggtgcaaagttttgaagtgtctatcccttgcctatatcttcttagccaaaaagccacccaactagtcctttagagattggagtgtttagagggagttattggatataaggtagtcaaatgatgtctcaccaatcctagaacaaattttctaaacctttcaaggcgaaatatcagcttatacttgaaaagagagatgattaggcattctttgatttaaaccttctcattttaaacctttggccctttttcctaattaaaattgacctttgaaaacccctttgagcctttttatccctaatttttcttgaaatccttattgctacctagccaatgaaccaaacactccaacccttttcatgagaataatattgaatattaggtacactttctaaaaaataaaaataaaaaaaaagaaaaaatatacaaaaaaagggagaagaagtgcttgtcatcttgtaaaagtgctagtatatgtgcttttcactattgccattcaaaatgaaagaaatccacccaaagtattaaaagaaatgagtttgggggtggcatttttagggacaatcatcaaaagaaaatgcaaaatacaagtctaaagtatcaaaatgtccctccatttttatgtgttttgtaaactatgctagcacttgacaattctcattgtgtacttctctcctccatatatacaaaaaaaaaaaaagaaaaaaagaagaaaaagaaaaaaattataataaaataagaagtgtaccttatgtttaaaaattgaaaatattctcatgctttgaatactttttacccatctttcttcttagcctcattttaaaccccatggcctcattacatccctaaaaagacctttgatctcttgatagtacttgctacattagtggagataggagtagggaatttgcctatgggattggaaaactattcatctattcattcaattctatcattccatgttgagatactttggttatcaattgtcctagaattctttttgagcatgactatctcttttgatttgttggtttggggattttgaatgataattgacttgatggctaagcggtgaaagcttggataagcattagattctttgcattttgaaggatgggtatatggattgctggtatggctgaaggtgtgttaagttactttaataggtgattttcatagttctttggataaggcacccctaaaaattttttgcatttcattttaaagtttgcttgaggacaagcaaaagcttgagtttgggggtatttgatgcatacattttgcataatcatttaggtttaatttcataaccatttttatttgattattagtcatttttagctaattttattagttaattagttagtttttcataattgtcgattttggattaatttgtaatttttactttattttgtaggaaaaatggtgcttttgaaggactaaagagaattttgccattgaggagtgtcttctacagcaaaaagatgtcaaaaacaagttttcaagctgaaatatgctttGTCCAAACTGCATAACttgcgcataagctatgcagatctgcataaggagaaagatcatcgCCTGCAATCCAaattaaatgtgcataaggagatcgcatagcttatgcacattctcgcctcccttatgcacattcacgaaattgtgcataacctatgcaccaagtcatgcaccgCATAAGTGACCAGAACAGTAaaagcgcataagggactgcataacttatgcgatccacttatgcgatcccatgaagagttcattaatgagtcgggagattccctcaaataattcctcctagaacataccattttagggctccatgtcagaaaaatgctataaatagtcccattttctcattttagaagggaggcaaggagaaaagaagaagaggagaagagaggcagaatttgaggagtcattttcaccttccacaccatttttaaccaagatttgcagatttcttccttcctttacatttttctacatttctagtgtttaatttcttacctcttagcttagattaaagctttatttccatttaaactcatcatatcttgtaagcattatggatagtgagtagtttacttttgattcggaGTAAGGGATgttatattttagttatttttgtggatttgaactgtgttagtcccaatttaatgaatttatgaggtttaatccatttcttgtgtgcttattcacatgcttaatgaagggccccattaagttatgttcttaatccttggttgaagcaccgaaaggagaaaaccaagtgatagttaatcaagaaattggacttaattaacttagatctagaaatagtgagtaaagctttatttccatttaaactcatcatatcttgtaagcattatggatagtgagtagtttacttttgattctggagtaagggatgtaatattttagttatttttgtggatttgaactgggttagtcccaatttaatgaatttatgaggtttaatccatttcttgtgtgcttattcacatgcttaatgaagggccccattaagttatgttcttaatccttggttgaagcaccgaaaggagaaaaccaagtgatagttaatcaagaaattggacttaattaacttagatctagaaatagactaagggttaagagggttttaatagattgattaaagaacctaatgggtcttgattaattttaactccacgaaagtaggattaagttaattaaggcactctttgtctcactcgaaagagttttcaaaggattttagaattaatctcctttaaacccataaatttcatggattgggctagctagggaaaatcccaaaatagcttgaatatgaaatcacTAACTCCGGAATCGCATttatatcattgttaatttctaatcgaatttagttacttgccattttgaatattgccatatttgaatttgctttattttaatttgatgcaaatttagttaaatcattacatagttgaatagattattaattttgcatatatagatttcatactccaatacccatcaatttattactttaatttcaaaaatagtccaaattagttagcattttttatatcaaaaattcaatcattaacacaactcctcgtgggaacgatatcttttctatattacttgtacgacccgtgcacttgcggtagggacacaTCAAAGTGCTCCTTCTATCTTCCAAGCATCCAGCCCAATCGCTGTCAGTGAACCCACTTAACTTGAAAAATGATACTTTTTCATACCACAGCCCATAATCAATGGTTCCAGCTACATAACGTAGAATTCTTTTTGCTGCTCCAAGATGATGCTTTGAAGGATTATGCATGAACCTGGAAATTACACCAACTGAAAATGCAATGTCTGGCCGTGAGTGTGTTAAGTAAATCAAGCCACCAACCAAGCTTCTAAAGTGACTTGCATTGCCTTGTTCAGTCCCATCATCAACTTGTAACTTATCATTTAAGTTCATAGGAGTGGTTGCAACTTTGCAGTTTAACATGCTGAATCTTTTAAGTAAATCAGTTGCATATTTCCTTTGTGACACAAAAATACCATCTTCAACTTGCTTAACCTCTAACCCAAGAAAATAATGCAACACACCCAAATCTGACATCTCAAACTTCTTTTTCATGCAGACTTTGAATTCATCAATAAGAGAAGGAGAAGAGCCCATAtaaatcatatcatcaacataaaggcaAATAATTAGAAGATCATTTTTACCTTGCCTTTTTGTATAGAGAGTGGGCTCATTCTTACTTCTCTCAAAGCCATTCTGATGGAAATAAGAGTCGATTTTGCTGTACCATGCCCGTGGAGCCTACTTCAATCCGTAAAGTGCCTTTCGCAGCTTGTAGACTTGGTCTTCTTTTCCACGAACAACAAAACCTTAAGGCTGAGAAACATACACCTCTTCTTCTAACTCCCCATTTAGGAATGCCGATTTAACATCAAAT contains these protein-coding regions:
- the LOC131182910 gene encoding uncharacterized mitochondrial protein AtMg00810-like, with amino-acid sequence MGSSPSLIDEFKVCMKKKFEMSDLGVLHYFLGLEVKQVEDGIFVSQRKYATDLLKRFSMLNCKVATTPMNLNDKLQVDDGTEQGNASHFRSLVGGLIYLTHSRPDIAFSVGVISRFMHNPSKHHLGAAKRILRYVAGTIDYGLWYEKVSFFKLSGFTDSDWAGCLEDRRSTLMCPYRKCTGDDLSPYADLHSLCASYAVWTKHISA